Within Acidobacteriota bacterium, the genomic segment TCTGCCGGGAACTGCCCGGCGGGCGGGTGGAGGTCCTCGAGCCCGTCCGGGCGTGGAAGAACGTCGCTCGCCGGGGCTGCGAGTGTGCGAGGGGGGCAACCGTTCTCGAAAAGGGGGTCCCCATCGGCCCTGCGCACCTCGGGGCCCTGGCGACCCTGGGTTTTGCGCGTCTGCCGGTGGTCCCGGCGCCGACGATCCGGCTCCTCAACACCGGCTCCGAGTTGGTGGACGTCTCCCAGCCGATCACGGGGGGCCAGATCCGCAATTCGAACCGTCACACGCTGACCGGCCTTCTCCGGGTCTCGGGGTTCGCGCCGGCGTGGGGCGGCGCCGTGCGGGACGAGCCCGGGGAGATCCGCCGGGCGGTGGAGGCCTCGGAAGCCGCCGACGTGCTCCTGCTGACCGGGGGGGTCTCGGTGGGAGAGTACGATCTCGTGGGGGAAGCGGTCGCGGCCGCCGGGTGGGACGTCCTGTTCCGGGCCGTGGCGATCAAGCCGGGCAAGCCCCTGGTCTTCGCCCGGAAGGGAGCCCGGCTCCTGTTCGGGCTGAGCGGGAACCCGGTCTCCTCCTTCCTGCAGTGCGCGCTCTTCGTCCTCCCCGCGCTCCGGGCGATGGCCGGCTGGTCCCGTCCGGGGCCGGACTTCACCCGGGCCCGCCTCGCCGCTCCCGCCGCCCACAACCCGGGACGGGTGTCCTTCAAGCCGGGACGCCTCCGCCAGGAGGGGGACCGCGTGCAGGTCCAACCCGTCTCCGACAGGGGCAGTGCGGACCTCTTCGCGTGGTCGAACGCGGACTGCGCCTTCCTGCTGCCGGCAGACGCCGCAGGCCTGGACGCGGGGGCGCTGACGGAGGTCTTCCGCCTCCCGGGGGCGGGTCAGTAGCGGACGCGGACCAGTTCCAGCCCCTGGGGCGGGGCGGTCGGGCCGGCGGCTCTCCGGTCCCGCGCCGCGAGGACGGTAGTCGTGTCGCCGGCGGACCGTTTCCCGCACCCGACGTCCACCAGGGTCCCGACGATGTTGCGGACCATGTGGTGGAGAAACCCGTCCGCTTCGATCCATAGATAAAGGAGGGGCCCCGACCGCGTCAGCCGCAGGGAGGTGACGGTCCGGACCCGGTCCGCCTCGCCTTCCACGCGGGCGCAGAACGAGGTGAAGTCGTGACGGCCCACGAGCAGTGCGCCCGCCTGGGCCATGGCGTCGAGGTCGAGGGTGCGGCGGAAGTGCCAGGCGAAGTCGGCGCGGAAAGGGGGACACACGCGACCCGTGTAGAGGGTGTACCGGTAGACCTTCCCCCGGGCCGACTTGCGGGCGTGGAACCCGGGCTGCACGAACCGGGCGCCCAGAACGCGGACATCCCTGGGGATCAACCCGTTCACGGCGTCGGGCACCCGGGGGGGCGGGATGATGCCGGGGGCCGTGTAGTTCGCCGTTTGCCGGCGGGCGTGCACCCCGGCGTCGGTCCGGCCCGCGCCGGCGAGGGCGACCTTTTCCTGGTAGAGGGTGGAGAGGGCCTGTTCCAGGAGGCTCTGCACCGTCACCCGGTCCGGCTGGACCTGCCAGCCGTGGTAACGGGTCCCGACGTAGGCCACGTCGATGCGGTGGTTGCGCCGTTCGGGCATGTCGGGCCCGCCCCGGGTCACTTCCGGCTGCCCGGCTTCTCCACGGGGACGCCGCGCTCGCACAGGGGGCAGGACTCGGGCGGGTACGTGGGGAACTCGGGCTGGATCAGCGACAGGAGGGGGACGCCGAAGTCCGCCTTGCCCCGGCTTCGGTCCGCGACGCAGCCGACGCCGGCCAGGATCCCGCCCCCCTGTTCCACGACCGCGATGACCTCGCGGGTCGACCCGCCCGTGGTGACGACGTCCTCGAGCACGAGGAAACGCTCGCCGGGGTTGACGTGGAAACCGCGCCGGAGGCACATCCGGTTTTCGGCGTCCCGTTCGGTGAAAAGATTCCGGACGCCGGCCTGGCGTGCGACTTCGTACCCGAAAAGGACCCCTCCCAGCGCGGGGGAGATCACGACGTCGAAGGCGACCCGCCGGGCGGCGGCTTCGGCGATCAGGAGTCCCGAGAGCGCGACGGCGCACTCCGGCAGTTCGAACGCCTTGGCGCACTGGAGGTAGTTCCCGCTGTGAAGGCCGGAGGAGAGACGGAAGTGCCCGCTCAGGAAGGCCCCGGATCTCTCGAGCATCGCTTGTGCGGTCTGGGTCATGTTTCACCTTTATAGAAGGATTGATTTGAGACTGGGCGCCGTCCTGAGGCCCCCGGGGGCCGGGCCGGCCGTTTCGGTTCCGCCTTGCCCCGGGAACACCGAAGTCCCTTTCCTGGGCAGGTTTGAGAGTATCAGAACGGCGGGACAAGTCAAGGGAAATATCATCATCTTCCGCGCTGATGACGATTACGAAAGGAACTTTGCTTTTGTTGAAAAAGTGCCGAAAGAAAAAAAATAATCTTGACAAGGCGATGAATCTTCTGCTATTAAAGAGGCAATGTTGCAAGTTTTGCGCCATTTGCTTTAAACAAGCGAGGGATAGGGGACGATATGTTTTTCAAATCGAAACAATTGGTAGGTCTCGACATTGGTTCAACTTCCGTCAAGGTTGTCGCCTTGAAACCCATCCGGAAAGGCGAGTACGAACTGGCCTCCCTCGGCGTTGAAAACCTTCAGCCCGACACCATCGTCGACGGCGCCATCATGGACAAGCTGGCGGTGGCCAACGCCATCAACCGGATTTACAAGATGCAGGGGATCAAGAACAACACGGTCTCCACGTCCATCTCCGGGCACTCGGTGATCGTGAAGAAGATCAACCTGCCCCAGCAGAGCACCAACGAGCTCAACGAGTCCATCATGTGGGAGGCGGAGCAGTACATCCCCTTCGACATCAACGATGTGAGGCTGGATTACGAGATTTTGAAGCCCGTCCCGGGCACCGGGACCATCGAGGTCCTCCTGGTGGCGGTCAAGAAGGAGAAGATCGACGATCACGTCAACGTCATCAACCTGGCCGGCAAGAAACCGGGGTTGGTGGACATTGACGCTTTCGCCCTCCTCAACGCCTACCGGCACAACTACCAGCCGTCGGGGCACACCGTGACCGCCCTGCTGAACATCGGGGCCTGCCTTTCCAACCTCTGCATCGTCAAGGGGCCCGATCTCCTCTTCACCCGGGATATCTCGGTGGGCGGCAACCAGTACACCGACTTCCTCCAGAAGGGCCTCGGCCTGAGCTTCGAAGATGCGGAGGTCGTCAAGAAGGGCACGGGTGAAATCCCCGTCAACGAGAACGAGGCGAACCGGATCATCGACCAGGTTTCGGAGATCATCGAGCTGGAAATCCAGAAAACGCTCGATTTCTTCAAGGCCACCACCACCACCGAGAAGATCGACCGCATGATCCTCAGCGGGGGGTCGGCGAACTCGAAGGGCCTCAAGGAACACCTGTCGCAGAAGTTCGAGATCCCCGTCGAAGTGTTCGACTCCTTCCGAAGGGTGTCGGGCAGCACCCAGAAATTCGACACGGCATTCATCAAGGAAATATCTCCCAGAGTCGCCATCGCCGTCGGCCTGGCGATGAGAAGCATGGAGGACTAAATGGTCAAGATCAACTTGCTCAGGGAGCGGACGGTTGAGCAACCCACCGCGAAAATTCCCGTCGAGCACAAGCCGATTCAGGGTGTGCTCATCATTGTGCTCATCCTGATTGCCGCCGTGGCTTTCGGCGTCTGGTACGGCTACAAGAAGTACCGTGACAAGGAAGAGCTGCGGGGGGTTGTGGAGAAGCTGAGGACGGAAGCCAACAGCATCAATCTCGAGGAGATCCAGAAGAAGATCAAGGACCTGGAGAAGCTGAAGGGCGAACTGGACCAGCGGAAGAACCTCATCAAGGAACTGCGCGAAAGCCAGAAGGGCCCGGTCGAGATGCTCAACGCCCTCGTCGTGAGCATGCCCGACAAGAAGGATTCCCTCTGGATCGATTCGCTGAACCAGAAACGGGAAGCGGATTCGGAAACGGTCCGCCTCGAGGGGTGCGCCATCGAGCAGCCCTACATCACCGATTTCGTCCAGGGTCTCCAGGCCCGCCGGTACTTCACCACCGTCGATCTGCTCAAGACGGAGACGCAGGCGGTGCCGTCGATCGACCCGAAGATGCCCGAGATGAAGCGGTACCGTTTCGTGGTGGTCTGCAAAAAAACTTTGAAGAAAGAGGCGAAAAATGGCTAAAACTGAAGGAAAATCAAGCGAAACGCCGCTTCTCGTCAAACTGATACTCGGGCTGGCCATTGTCGGT encodes:
- a CDS encoding PilN domain-containing protein, with translation MVKINLLRERTVEQPTAKIPVEHKPIQGVLIIVLILIAAVAFGVWYGYKKYRDKEELRGVVEKLRTEANSINLEEIQKKIKDLEKLKGELDQRKNLIKELRESQKGPVEMLNALVVSMPDKKDSLWIDSLNQKREADSETVRLEGCAIEQPYITDFVQGLQARRYFTTVDLLKTETQAVPSIDPKMPEMKRYRFVVVCKKTLKKEAKNG
- the pilM gene encoding type IV pilus assembly protein PilM; protein product: MFFKSKQLVGLDIGSTSVKVVALKPIRKGEYELASLGVENLQPDTIVDGAIMDKLAVANAINRIYKMQGIKNNTVSTSISGHSVIVKKINLPQQSTNELNESIMWEAEQYIPFDINDVRLDYEILKPVPGTGTIEVLLVAVKKEKIDDHVNVINLAGKKPGLVDIDAFALLNAYRHNYQPSGHTVTALLNIGACLSNLCIVKGPDLLFTRDISVGGNQYTDFLQKGLGLSFEDAEVVKKGTGEIPVNENEANRIIDQVSEIIELEIQKTLDFFKATTTTEKIDRMILSGGSANSKGLKEHLSQKFEIPVEVFDSFRRVSGSTQKFDTAFIKEISPRVAIAVGLAMRSMED
- the pyrE gene encoding orotate phosphoribosyltransferase, translated to MTQTAQAMLERSGAFLSGHFRLSSGLHSGNYLQCAKAFELPECAVALSGLLIAEAAARRVAFDVVISPALGGVLFGYEVARQAGVRNLFTERDAENRMCLRRGFHVNPGERFLVLEDVVTTGGSTREVIAVVEQGGGILAGVGCVADRSRGKADFGVPLLSLIQPEFPTYPPESCPLCERGVPVEKPGSRK
- a CDS encoding molybdopterin molybdotransferase MoeA, translating into MISIEAATGIVRGSCRVPAPVETEIGAALGRVVATDVTAGEEVPPFDRAMMDGFAVRADDVREVPVTLAVIDEVPAGTLSSVTVHPGAAARIMTGAPLPPGADAVQMKEVCRELPGGRVEVLEPVRAWKNVARRGCECARGATVLEKGVPIGPAHLGALATLGFARLPVVPAPTIRLLNTGSELVDVSQPITGGQIRNSNRHTLTGLLRVSGFAPAWGGAVRDEPGEIRRAVEASEAADVLLLTGGVSVGEYDLVGEAVAAAGWDVLFRAVAIKPGKPLVFARKGARLLFGLSGNPVSSFLQCALFVLPALRAMAGWSRPGPDFTRARLAAPAAHNPGRVSFKPGRLRQEGDRVQVQPVSDRGSADLFAWSNADCAFLLPADAAGLDAGALTEVFRLPGAGQ
- the truA gene encoding tRNA pseudouridine(38-40) synthase TruA, which produces MPERRNHRIDVAYVGTRYHGWQVQPDRVTVQSLLEQALSTLYQEKVALAGAGRTDAGVHARRQTANYTAPGIIPPPRVPDAVNGLIPRDVRVLGARFVQPGFHARKSARGKVYRYTLYTGRVCPPFRADFAWHFRRTLDLDAMAQAGALLVGRHDFTSFCARVEGEADRVRTVTSLRLTRSGPLLYLWIEADGFLHHMVRNIVGTLVDVGCGKRSAGDTTTVLAARDRRAAGPTAPPQGLELVRVRY